A region of Natribaculum luteum DNA encodes the following proteins:
- a CDS encoding S26 family signal peptidase, whose product MSGPGSDDSSDDFGDSDDWDRRESSSTSDHDDQRRPSSRRDGRETTGEADSGGLDDRSGQSDADVERRASDEHREEYRSDADRPRDARSTSSSRPVTVEDDGVFRWFLRSNDGTVVAMRDVLSSVAIVLLVGLVLFGVSGVWPPLVAVESGSMEPHMERGDLVFVVNETRFVGNEPIDGTGVVTYDAGATAGYEQFGNPGDVIIFKPDGSESQTPIIHRAHFWVDEDENWVETKANPEYTGGATCAEVRTCPAPYAGFVTKGDANSGYDQAHGGARKGIVKPEWITGKAMFRIPWLGHIRLAFDQTLTAQTLTTSPDAGAASTSGLSPAPDGIEIGLVGVASALAVAGSRRPGSW is encoded by the coding sequence ATGAGCGGTCCCGGCTCCGACGACTCCTCGGACGATTTCGGCGACAGTGACGACTGGGATCGACGGGAGTCGTCGTCCACGAGCGACCACGACGATCAACGCCGGCCGTCGTCTCGGAGGGACGGTCGAGAGACGACGGGCGAAGCGGACAGCGGAGGACTCGACGACAGATCAGGTCAGTCGGACGCCGACGTGGAGCGTCGTGCCAGCGACGAGCACAGGGAAGAGTATCGCAGCGACGCCGATCGACCGCGGGACGCACGGTCGACGTCGAGTTCCAGGCCGGTGACGGTCGAAGACGACGGCGTCTTCCGCTGGTTTCTGCGGAGCAACGACGGGACGGTCGTCGCGATGCGCGACGTCTTAAGTAGCGTCGCGATCGTCCTCCTCGTCGGCCTCGTGCTGTTCGGCGTCAGCGGCGTCTGGCCACCGCTGGTCGCCGTCGAGAGCGGCAGCATGGAACCGCACATGGAACGCGGCGATCTGGTCTTCGTCGTCAACGAGACGCGGTTCGTCGGCAACGAGCCGATCGACGGGACGGGCGTGGTTACCTACGACGCCGGCGCGACCGCCGGGTACGAGCAGTTCGGCAATCCCGGCGACGTCATCATCTTCAAACCCGACGGAAGCGAATCGCAGACGCCGATTATCCATCGGGCACACTTCTGGGTCGACGAAGACGAAAACTGGGTCGAGACGAAAGCGAACCCGGAGTACACTGGTGGTGCCACCTGTGCGGAAGTGCGAACCTGTCCCGCCCCGTACGCCGGCTTCGTCACGAAAGGCGACGCGAACAGCGGCTACGATCAGGCACACGGCGGCGCGAGAAAGGGGATCGTCAAGCCCGAGTGGATCACCGGCAAGGCCATGTTCCGAATTCCGTGGCTCGGCCACATCCGCCTCGCGTTCGACCAGACGCTGACGGCGCAGACGCTGACGACGTCACCAGACGCGGGCGCGGCGTCCACGTCCGGACTGTCACCCGCTCCGGACGGGATCGAGATCGGCCTCGTCGGGGTCGCGAGCGCACTCGCCGTCGCCGGCAGTCGACGACCGGGAAGCTGGTGA